In Mangrovivirga cuniculi, the following proteins share a genomic window:
- a CDS encoding Do family serine endopeptidase, with protein MNRYNYFIGLFVAAFFGGIVAMGGFYFIGGQETKVIEASPNETVRFSNFVPDEDYIVPEGLNFIHAAEKTTPAVVHIRSKVIQQPTSGSSQNPLFDFFQPRGGQRMPMAASGSGVIVSSDGYIVTNNHVIDNADEVSVTLSDNRQYTAEVIGTDPNTDLALIKIESETNLPFLKLADSDDVKVGEWVLAVGNPFELNSTVTAGIVSAKARNINIMRTRYGIETFIQTDAAVNPGNSGGALVDLNGDLIGINTAIASNTGSYQGYSFAVPSSLVKKVMEDLREYGVVQRPLLGVEIVSNNAQIAEQEDLEVVDGVYIANVSAGGAAEEAGIKPGDVVIEIDGEKINNSAELQEMVALHRPGDVIEVKVNRDGKNKSFEAKLKNQNMGYEVVELEERGEAGGATVVVPSADVMEKLGIDNGVMLKDISGTRWEQLGIDEGFILTKINNRQISNPDELSQILRQSDGKRVKIEGVYPDGRELVYGFTW; from the coding sequence CATTTTTCGGAGGAATTGTGGCAATGGGAGGATTTTATTTTATAGGTGGTCAGGAGACGAAAGTAATTGAAGCCAGCCCTAACGAGACGGTCAGGTTTTCAAATTTTGTTCCTGACGAGGATTATATAGTTCCTGAAGGGTTAAATTTTATTCATGCTGCAGAAAAAACAACTCCTGCGGTAGTGCATATTAGGTCAAAGGTTATTCAACAACCTACGAGTGGAAGTTCGCAGAATCCTCTGTTTGATTTTTTTCAGCCAAGAGGAGGGCAACGCATGCCAATGGCTGCCTCCGGTTCAGGAGTAATCGTTTCTTCAGATGGCTATATAGTAACTAACAATCATGTTATTGATAATGCTGATGAAGTGAGTGTTACACTTTCTGACAACAGGCAGTATACTGCTGAGGTAATCGGCACAGACCCTAATACAGATTTGGCTCTTATAAAGATCGAATCAGAAACGAATTTACCATTTCTTAAACTCGCTGATTCCGATGATGTAAAAGTCGGTGAATGGGTTTTAGCAGTGGGTAATCCGTTTGAATTAAATAGTACGGTTACAGCAGGAATTGTGAGTGCTAAAGCGAGGAATATTAATATAATGAGAACTCGCTATGGAATTGAGACTTTTATTCAGACTGATGCAGCAGTAAATCCGGGTAACAGTGGTGGAGCTTTAGTGGATCTGAATGGAGACTTAATAGGAATCAATACTGCTATTGCATCTAATACAGGTAGCTATCAGGGGTATAGTTTTGCAGTGCCATCATCTCTTGTTAAAAAGGTTATGGAAGATTTAAGGGAGTATGGAGTGGTACAAAGACCTTTATTAGGTGTGGAGATCGTATCTAATAATGCTCAGATTGCTGAACAGGAAGATCTTGAGGTTGTAGATGGTGTTTATATTGCAAATGTATCAGCCGGAGGTGCTGCAGAAGAAGCAGGAATTAAGCCCGGTGATGTTGTGATAGAGATTGACGGTGAGAAGATCAATAATTCAGCTGAACTACAGGAAATGGTTGCACTTCACAGACCTGGCGATGTGATCGAAGTAAAAGTTAACCGTGATGGTAAAAATAAAAGTTTTGAAGCTAAGCTTAAAAACCAGAATATGGGTTATGAGGTTGTTGAGCTGGAAGAAAGGGGTGAAGCCGGAGGAGCTACAGTGGTCGTTCCATCTGCGGATGTAATGGAAAAACTGGGTATCGATAATGGGGTGATGTTGAAAGACATCTCCGGTACACGCTGGGAGCAATTAGGTATTGACGAAGGGTTTATTTTGACTAAAATCAATAATCGTCAAATCAGTAATCCTGATGAGCTGAGTCAGATACTCAGGCAGTCAGATGGTAAAAGAGTAAAAATAGAAGGAGTTTATCCTGACGGTCGTGAACTGGTTTACGGGTTCACATGGTAG
- the amaB gene encoding L-piperidine-6-carboxylate dehydrogenase → MSIKKSFGIEEALNLFGIKDKNPGTLVGEKSITGTGEYIESSSPVDGGSLGSVDVTSKEAYDQVIEETSKAFKEWRMMPAPKRGEIIRQIGEALREYKEPLGKLVSYEMGKSLQEGYGEVQEMIDICDFAVGLSRQLYGLTMHSERPGHRMYEQYHPLGVVGIISAFNFPVAVWSWNSMLAWVCGDVCIWKPSEKTPITALACQKITTEVLKKNNVPTAISCVINGDYKVGEMMTSDKRVPLISATGSIRMGKIVAQAVGARLGKTLLELGGNNAIIISKDADLDIAIRGALFGAVGTAGQRCTSTRRLIIHEDVYDEVKERLVNAYGKLKIGNPLDQSNQVGPLIDTHAVDQYTKSIEAVKAEGGTTVIDGEVLKGEEYETGTYVKPAIFEVENHFEIVQHETFAPILYMMKYSDLEDAIEMQNAVPQGLSSAIMSTNIRETEMFLSHAGSDCGIANVNIGTSGAEIGGAFGGEKETGGGRESGSDAWKVYMRRQTNTINYSTQLPLAQGIEFDI, encoded by the coding sequence ATGAGTATTAAAAAGTCATTTGGAATCGAGGAAGCCCTTAATTTATTTGGAATTAAAGATAAGAATCCAGGAACACTTGTCGGTGAAAAATCAATCACAGGCACAGGAGAATATATCGAAAGCTCATCCCCTGTTGACGGTGGATCTTTAGGTAGCGTTGATGTAACATCTAAAGAAGCTTATGATCAGGTCATCGAAGAAACATCTAAAGCATTTAAGGAATGGAGGATGATGCCAGCTCCAAAAAGAGGAGAGATCATCAGGCAGATCGGTGAGGCTTTAAGAGAGTATAAAGAACCTTTAGGAAAGCTTGTTTCTTATGAAATGGGTAAATCTCTGCAGGAAGGATATGGTGAAGTACAGGAAATGATCGATATCTGTGATTTTGCGGTAGGCTTAAGCCGTCAGCTTTATGGGTTAACCATGCATTCGGAAAGACCCGGGCACAGAATGTATGAGCAGTATCATCCGCTAGGAGTTGTAGGAATTATTTCAGCTTTTAATTTTCCTGTAGCGGTATGGAGCTGGAACTCGATGCTCGCATGGGTATGTGGAGACGTTTGTATCTGGAAACCTTCTGAAAAAACACCAATTACTGCATTAGCTTGCCAGAAGATTACCACAGAGGTATTGAAAAAGAATAATGTACCAACAGCCATCTCATGTGTCATCAATGGTGATTATAAAGTTGGAGAAATGATGACTTCAGACAAGCGTGTGCCATTGATATCAGCTACAGGAAGTATCCGAATGGGAAAAATCGTAGCTCAGGCAGTAGGGGCCAGATTAGGGAAAACCTTATTAGAGCTCGGTGGTAATAATGCTATAATAATTTCTAAGGACGCAGATCTTGATATAGCAATCAGAGGAGCATTATTTGGTGCTGTCGGAACTGCCGGTCAGAGATGTACAAGTACCCGACGCCTTATAATTCATGAAGATGTATATGATGAGGTTAAAGAAAGACTTGTAAATGCTTACGGAAAACTTAAGATCGGTAATCCACTTGATCAGTCAAACCAGGTAGGACCATTGATCGATACTCATGCGGTGGATCAGTACACAAAATCTATCGAAGCAGTAAAAGCTGAAGGTGGAACAACTGTAATTGATGGTGAAGTATTAAAAGGTGAAGAATACGAAACCGGTACTTATGTAAAGCCAGCAATTTTTGAGGTTGAAAATCATTTCGAAATCGTTCAGCATGAAACATTTGCTCCGATACTTTATATGATGAAATACAGTGATCTTGAAGATGCTATCGAGATGCAAAATGCAGTTCCTCAGGGGCTTTCTTCTGCTATTATGTCGACGAATATCAGGGAAACAGAGATGTTCCTTTCTCATGCGGGTTCTGATTGTGGTATTGCCAATGTTAACATCGGAACATCAGGTGCTGAGATTGGTGGTGCCTTTGGCGGTGAAAAAGAAACCGGTGGAGGACGTGAATCGGGTAGTGAT